The proteins below come from a single Bacteroidota bacterium genomic window:
- a CDS encoding KUP/HAK/KT family potassium transporter translates to MQAKTHNALSKLSFAGFIITLGIVYGDLGTSPLYVLRAIVSNSTVITPTLIYGGLSCIFWTLTFQSTVKYIIVTIRADNKGEGGIFALYALIRKRARWAFVFAIIGGATLLADGIITPAITVVSAVEGLDMVRSNIPTVPIALGIICFLFLIQKFGTDLLGKSFGPIMLIWFTMLGVLGLSHIVDFPVILKAVNPYYAYKLLSAYPSGFLLLGAVFLCTTGAEALYSDLGHCGIKNIRATWIFVKTTLILNYFGQGAWLLTHNIPDIHAVNPFYAIMPQWFLIPGICVATAAAVIASQALISGSFSIINEAILLNFWPKFKIKYPTPIKGQLYIPTINSFLWVSCMLVIIFFQKSSNMEAAYGLSITITMLMTTCLLAVYFLQHKIPKYITVPFIATYLIIEGSFLLANLNKFIHGGWVTVVIAGILLFIMYVWYKGRMLKNRFIEFIKIAPYADILKDLKIDETVPKYATNLVYLTRADKTTEVESKIITSIINKQPKRADLYWLIHIDILDEPRTMEYKITHIIPDTLIKVDFRLGFKVQPRINLFFKQVIDEMIAHHEVDLVSNYPSLKKHGIMGDFRYIIIDRIQNYDFDFPWFDQFIMDVYTILKNIGITEVRAYGLDTSNIIVEKVALSLPRTGKVNLRRAKC, encoded by the coding sequence ATGCAGGCAAAAACACATAACGCACTTTCCAAACTCAGCTTCGCCGGATTCATCATTACCCTTGGTATTGTTTATGGCGACCTGGGAACGTCACCGCTGTATGTGCTGCGCGCCATTGTTTCGAACTCCACTGTTATCACACCTACACTTATTTATGGCGGATTGTCGTGCATCTTCTGGACGCTGACCTTCCAGTCAACGGTAAAATACATCATTGTAACTATTCGTGCCGATAATAAAGGTGAGGGCGGCATATTTGCCTTGTATGCCCTTATCAGAAAACGGGCACGCTGGGCCTTTGTCTTTGCAATTATAGGCGGCGCCACGCTTCTTGCCGATGGTATCATTACTCCTGCAATTACAGTAGTTTCTGCCGTTGAAGGTCTGGATATGGTCAGGTCTAATATTCCTACCGTGCCCATTGCACTGGGCATCATCTGCTTTTTATTCCTGATACAAAAATTCGGCACCGACCTGCTCGGAAAATCCTTTGGTCCGATTATGCTTATATGGTTCACAATGCTGGGGGTGCTTGGCTTATCGCATATTGTAGATTTCCCGGTGATTCTCAAAGCCGTGAATCCTTATTACGCCTATAAATTATTATCGGCCTACCCAAGCGGTTTCTTGTTGTTGGGAGCCGTATTTCTGTGTACCACAGGGGCCGAAGCACTGTATTCCGACCTTGGTCATTGCGGTATAAAGAATATCAGGGCAACCTGGATTTTTGTTAAAACCACCCTTATCCTGAATTACTTCGGACAGGGTGCCTGGCTGCTTACGCATAACATTCCGGATATTCATGCGGTGAATCCATTTTACGCCATCATGCCTCAATGGTTCCTGATACCGGGGATATGCGTGGCAACAGCAGCGGCTGTTATAGCCAGTCAGGCACTTATCAGCGGTTCATTCTCCATCATCAATGAGGCTATATTGCTGAACTTCTGGCCGAAATTTAAAATAAAATATCCGACACCAATAAAAGGACAACTTTATATACCGACGATAAACTCGTTTCTATGGGTATCGTGCATGCTCGTTATTATTTTCTTTCAGAAATCGAGCAATATGGAGGCCGCTTACGGACTTTCCATCACCATTACAATGCTTATGACGACCTGCCTGCTGGCCGTATATTTTCTGCAGCATAAGATTCCGAAATACATCACGGTTCCGTTTATTGCCACCTATCTGATTATAGAAGGTTCGTTTCTGCTGGCCAATCTGAACAAGTTCATTCACGGAGGTTGGGTAACGGTAGTAATAGCAGGCATTCTGCTCTTCATAATGTATGTATGGTACAAAGGCCGTATGCTGAAAAACCGTTTTATTGAATTCATCAAAATAGCGCCTTACGCGGATATCCTGAAGGATTTGAAAATAGACGAAACCGTTCCGAAATACGCCACGAATCTTGTGTATCTCACGCGTGCCGATAAAACAACGGAAGTAGAATCAAAGATTATTACATCCATCATTAACAAGCAACCCAAACGTGCCGACCTTTACTGGCTGATACATATAGACATTCTGGATGAGCCGCGCACCATGGAATACAAGATTACACACATTATACCTGATACACTGATAAAAGTTGATTTCAGGCTCGGATTTAAAGTGCAGCCCAGGATTAATTTATTCTTTAAGCAGGTAATTGATGAAATGATTGCTCATCATGAAGTTGACCTTGTTTCCAATTATCCATCGCTTAAAAAGCATGGTATCATGGGCGATTTCCGCTATATCATCATTGACCGCATACAGAATTACGACTTTGATTTCCCATGGTTCGACCAGTTTATCATGGATGTCTATACCATACTTAAAAATATAGGCATCACTGAAGTGCGCGCTTACGGACTCGACACCAGCAATATTATTGTTGAAAAGGTAGCACTTTCGCTGCCCCGCACGGGCAAAGTGAACCTGAGAAGAGCCAAATGCTGA